A window of Vigna unguiculata cultivar IT97K-499-35 chromosome 4, ASM411807v1, whole genome shotgun sequence contains these coding sequences:
- the LOC114181058 gene encoding 50S ribosomal protein L6, chloroplastic — MASSVTSSFCISNLKTVFVGETNKLRVSSIPGAQAGFVRKTVECKESRIGKQRITVPSNVTVNLEGQDIQVKGPLGELALTYPREVLVERDESGTIRVKKAVETRRANQMHGLFRTLTNNLVVGVSQGFEKKLQLVGVGYRAMVEGNAVVLNLGFSHPVKMEIPSGLKVKVEENTRITVSGFDKSEVGQFAASIRKWRPPEPYKGKGVKYADEIVRRKEGKAGKKK, encoded by the exons ATGGCTTCCTCAGTTACTTCCTCTTTTTGTATAAG CAATTTGAAGACTGTTTTCGTGGGTGAGACAAATAAGCTCAGAGTTTCTAGTATTCCTGGTGCTCAAGCTGGTTTCGTTAGAAAAACTGTAGAATGTAAGGAATCAAGAATTGGGAAACAACGAATTACAGTGCCATCAAATGTTACGGTAAATTTGGAAGGACAGGATATACAAGTTAAAGGTCCTTTGGGAGAACTGGCATTAACTTATCCTCGAGAAGTGTTGGTTGAGAGGGATGAGTCTGGGACTATAAGGGTTAAAAAGGCAGTTGAAACCAGAAGAGCCAATCAAATGCATGGGCTTTTTAG GACTCTTACAAACAACCTGGTTGTTGGAGTATCTCAAGGGTTTGAAAAGAAgcttcaacttgttggtgtCGGTTATCGTGCTATGGTAGAAGGAAACGCAGTGGTGCTGAATCTTGGATTTTCTCATCCTGTAAAGATGGAAATCCCCAGTGGCCTCAAAGTGAAGGTGGAAGAAAACACCAGAATCACAGTTAGTGGGTTTGACAAATCTGAGGTCGGCCAGTTTGCTGCTTCTATCAGGAAATGGAGACCCCCAGAACCATACAAAGGAAAGGGTGTCAAATATGCTGATGAAATTGTAAGGAGAAAGGAAGGAAAAGCAGGGAAGAAGAAGtaa